The Capsicum annuum cultivar UCD-10X-F1 chromosome 3, UCD10Xv1.1, whole genome shotgun sequence genomic sequence AGAATAAAAATGTGTATACATAGCGCCGGGATGTTGTTGAAACAAGTAGACAGCATTAGTATTTTTTGAGACAAGGGTAACTTAAATAGACAGCATTAATTTTTTTAGAGGAACATAAAGAGACATCCTAAATTTAGTCAGTATGACATTCAAGGGGGGAAAAGAAAGAATACAGCTATCAAGTTCAACTATATCAACTATTACCAACTGAAAGGTTCATTAAAAAGggttgtgatgatattttatcaGGTGCTGCACTTACCGGGGCCTTTGATGCAGATGAAATGTCTCCATCCTTTTTTGTTGGACCTGATTCACCCTTACTCTCAGATGTTGGGTTATCAGACTTTGTTTCAGGCTTTAATCCAATATCATCCACCGGAGTATCCTATTTTAGATTGAAAAGAGAACAAAATAAATCCCATCTCAGATAATTCCTCAAGTTTCAACAAAAAACACTAGAATGTAAAAGAAACCTTGGATTCAGCATTTGCCTCCATTTTGAGGGAGTCCCTGCAACCACTCTTTCCGTCCTGGAATACACTTAATCCATGGGACAAACTGCACCAGGAGCAGCATAGTAAACACATGAAACATAAAGTACGCAAAAGGAAAAGTAAGCTAATAACAATTGAAAGTTTGGCATCTACCTATTAGATGATATGAGGAGCTTCCCATTTCGATATTCTGGATCCTTGCTGTGCATCAAATGATATGATATAGCAGAGATAACAATTTCTTCTATGTAATTACTCAGCACCATTGTGTCAGCGTGGCAGATTGATCCTAGATCATCACATTCGAGGTCATTTGCTGCAAGCACCTCGGCAATGTGATTCTTGTtgtcttgaaacttgatcatctTCATATCCTCTTCCAGTTGTGTTTTCCAGTCCGTAAGATGTGTCTCATCTTCAGGAGGCCTAATATCGATATTGTAAGGAAATAAAAGACTGAGTTTCTCATCTACTTCCTCACAATCATCTTCATGCTCAAACATCCTGGAGCCCAGAACCAACACTGATCCTGATAGTTTTTTCAGCATTCGATCAAAGAGTTTATAAGCTCTGGCGGATTGAAGATGTCTGTCAACATCCCTGATGTAGAGAATAACGCGGCTCGTTTCAGACATCGACACCAAAACCTGCAAGCAACctccttattttagtattatttaaaGATGAAACAATCAAAAAGTGAAGGATACTGAAAAGAACATATTCCATAAGAACACAGATACAAGTTCAGGGAATTTATAACCTTGAAAAGTGTCTGTAAGAAAATCTTTTCATCCAGCGACCAGCTGTTGATCCGCTTTAATGAAGCTACTGAAGAGGGAGAAACAAGAAATGGTAAGAAAATGATcttcaatcatatgataatataTTACAGGTTAATCAAAATTCGATGTCATGAATTTGACAGATGCAAATGCAAGAGATAAATCTAGAGATCCATTGCAGGTATAGTATCCAGTAAATCTGGTTGATGGTTAGATAGGAAATTTGATGAGATCCTCCAATAAAAGAAAACATTAAGATGCAATCCACATTTTAGTAAGAAGAAAATCAGAGCGAAAAAAAATATGATACTTTAAGATACTTAATGAATTTCTAAATAAAAAACTTTCTAACAATTATAAAGGAAAATTATGACTGCTAGTGACCCTGAACTCCATTCATAAACATGCAGGAAGCAAATAGCAAAGCCATGACAACTAAATCAATGTCATACAAGTGTCCCACCTGGACTTGAAGAAGAGGAGTCAGAGCTGATGCTACTTATATCAGAAGAAACAGAGGCAGTTCTGCGATGCTTTATACAGTTGCTGGCACCTTCCCTATTCCTGTATATCACAAAGGTAACGGTTAACATGAACATATCACTCCAATGACCTGCATTAATATCTGACTGATGAATAAAACTGCTATACCTTGATTTAGTGTCAAACATAGCTGGTTGCCTTGAATAGGAGCCTGCAAAAAAGAGAGAGTAAAATCTGTATATGAAGAGCATTTGGAAATGTAAAACAACATGAAAGTATCAAGCCTAAAATTTTGAAATCTAAAATTCTGGTTTGGTCTAGATTGAAATCAGAACCATTGTGCTTACTGGCTGCCGAGCTCTACATGAAAGATTGATGTTGAACTTCAGCAATTACTTGAACATTACAATTCTTTGTTTTTTGACGAATCGTTTGAACTTTACACTTAACAGCCTTTGCAGAAGTTCTCAACGATAAATTAATTCACGTTAGGACTTACAAAGTTAAAATCAGATTCGATCGCCTTTACTCGGACAAAAACTACTTGTGCACAAGATAAAGGTACTGTAAAAGCTGATGTACTATAAGAGTAAGACAACTACTatttcataattttataaacatacaGAACCTTCTTTAAAAAATAAGGTATGCATAAACAAAATCAGCAGATCTGGAGATAAAAACAGTTTGTGATTCATACTCTTATATTTAAGTTTTgcagatatattcattaatttacaTAAACAAGTTAGCACTGCATAGCTCTATATTATCAGAAACACAattaagtgtaccaaattctgaagAACTTGGCCTTTTGTCATATACCTCCATTGTTCTCTCTTGCTGGAAGAATTGAAAACGAACCAAGCAAACTAGACAAACGTCCCAACGTGGACTCTGAGGTTGACCTCTTGAAACcctacaaaaataaaatgctgAATAAGGTAATACTCCATTAGGGGTAAAATGATTCCTTTTTAATTATACTGAAAGTGAATGCAGATTCAACAGTTCAAGAAACATGAATAATGGGTCTGAAGACGACAACATTTTGCTCAACAAAGAATATAGTTTTCCTAGGAGAGTAAACATCAGTACTTACTGATTCTTTCTTGAAGATTCCATACTTGCTCTGCATCTGTAAATGATTGATCCATAGAATAGAATGAATAGAAGTATCAACAGAAGATATGTTAAAATACTGGAAAAGAATCCTCACACAATACCTTTAGAGAGAAGTCGGTTATATCTAATAGCAGCAGTTTAGCATCAAAATGATGCGCCAAAGCGTTCGCAAGTGTTTGCTGGTAAAGTTCTGCATTCATGTACCAGAGCACAGTCAAAGAGCTAAATGCAGATAATAACATACGAAGTTGAAAAGGATTTAAAGGCGAAAGGCATACCAGCAGGCCCTGAAAGTAATATGGCCCTACTTGCAGGAGAAAGATTTCTTGTATGTTTAGACACATCTAAGTGATTTAGATGAACGTATGCTGCACTTGTCAATAATACCCGTGTTCGTTCACTGTCAAAGTCACATTTGAGGGAGACTAATAAGTTCGATCCATTTTCAACAtatattcatagaaattatcagAGAAGTAGAATGGGGGTAAAACAAATTGGAGACAGATATGTAGGAAAATATTTCAACTTTGACCAAGATCTTAGAGGAGCTACCACAATGAAATTTAGCATAACTCTCCAACAACAGAACATTTAGGTGAGGATCGAGACTAGGCGAAACTAAGCAGAAAAGACTACTCAATCTGTTTCACTTAGCGTCTTACTTCCCCTTTCAGTCTATTTCATGATAGAATGCAAAGTTTCTATATTTAGCAAGTTCTTTATTCCATCGTTCTCATGTCACTCTTAGTGACACAGCCTTATAGGAATGACATGGCATGTCTAAGACCACAATACAAAGGACATTTTTGATATCTTATGCACGCCGGTTGTTTAAGACTGCACAGATTTAAAGGTCTTCTTTACAttcttatataaaataaaaccagagggaatattatattttaatgagTTAGATAGAGCTGATCAATTTAAACACTCAGTGATTAACCTCAACTGCTTAAGCTTTAGTGGACAGAGTTGCATATTACCTTTATTGGTGGGAGATAACACGTAAATGGTAGAATATTCCTTCAAGCTTGACCCGaacattatattatataaaaaagggCCTCTCCCATCTATCTATATGCTTATTAAACAATCGAGACTAGTAGAATGAAACTATTGAAAATTCATAGTCCAAGTCTTTCCTTTATAGTTTGTCCCGAAACTAATGACTCCGTTCtatatttagaaataattttaacttcaaaatttttcattttactgTTAATGGAATAATTTATAACTACAGAAACGCATACAACATGTTGTAGACTGCAAGCAAGTACATGTTACCGGTGATGGACCTTCTAGTAGGTCCTGAAGATAGAACAGAAGAATGGTTTGCTTACTGAAGCGCGATTTTGGAAAATCATACATCTGAGATGCAAAGAGGATTACGAAAAAAACTGAATATGTGAAAGATCTACTTAGCAAGAGTAACATCGCATCGCTATATTGCTCGGACCCTTCAAAAATGTCTGACAGGTGTGTGacggattctccaaaagtaggtATTTTCTAAGAATCCAACATGGCTGTAACatcatttttgaagagtccaagtaACATAACCCCATCCCAGGACCACCAGTGTTCTACTTAGCAAGAGTAACTTTACCTATCCCTCAAAATTGGACAGGTCACATGGTGCCAGTTCAATCAAATCCAATAAAAAGTGAAAGTTAAGGGGATGTACAGAGACAAAAcagaaaatagaaattaaaaagaaacttATATCAAGAGATTTataaacaattataaaatttaaataaattgcaTAGAGCTCCCAACTTAAGGATTCCAAATTCGAAAAAGATGCATAAAAAATGCGCCACAATGCACAGCAGGTGACAGGATCACAAACAAAAATCATGAGATCCAGGGAATCATCATAAAATGAtcattattttaagaaaagaaaagacaaaaacaaaCCAAACGAACTTGCACATGCTTTAATGGTCCTACCGTCGAAAACAAATgctttcaaaacatatttcaatTTACAAACCACATATAATAATAAGATTACCTGAGATAATAAGGGAAGTCCTCAAAGGTGATTTTGGTATGCTTGCCATCAACAACAAGGCGTCGAAGTTCCTGTTCGATTTGGTCAGGGGTTATGCCTTCTGCAGCGCTTGTCCATTTATTAACAGCTTGTCCTGAAGCCAATCCAAGGCCAACTCCAACACCAACGCTCAATGCCGATAACAATACGTGCTTTTGTTCCATATTCACCAACACAAGAGATCTCTTTcttcctttctctctctctctctttctctctttctatgtatgtatatatataaatagttgaGCAAAATGTAGAACAAAAATCAagttgatggtatttgttgttgtttttatataaaaaaatgtgtTTGTATGAATGGGAAATGTAAGGGAGGAAatagaaggagagagaaaagtgGGAAGGAGACGTTGGTGGATTCTTTGAAGACAAATAAGGAAGAGTAACAACTAATAATGACAGGTACTAACAACTTGATCTATTGATCCCACTGCCCGctgtttttctctttctctctctctctccctctgtTTTATTATGTTATCTTTGCGTCTCTCTCAATTTATAGACTTAAAGAGAGTGAAGGACGTGAATTCTGAGCCCCCCATTGACCTCTTGACTCATTGTAccaacctttttttcttttcttttcctttccttttctcctttcttttttttaaaaaaaatttaaacttgttatactaattttttttgtttttattgactGCTCTTACTTTTCTTAAGATGGCTGTCAGtaatcttttactttttttaccCAACGCCCCTTTCCCTCCGGTTTTgactaccacatttgctttcgtATTCCTTCATCTTATTTTAATTATCATAGTTTGATTGGTGAGACTTATAGATACGTAATTTTTTATCCAATCGAGTTTTGATCTATTCTTTTTAaattagttataatttttattttatttttttaagtataaaaaataattaattaatattttttattattagtagtagtatttagtttttatataatttatttattaattaaaaaatgagatcattatcttatttataaaaaaaaattcaaaatttaaatcctAAATTACTCTCCCAAAATCCTTCTATTTAAGGACTCCCCAACCCCAGGAAATGGGCGTATATTATCTATCAGATTTTTACActgtatcaaaaaaaaaaaaggagaaaagtgaGTAGAGGGAAAAATCAGTCATTGAAGTTGGAATTACGTTGAAGTTTCCAGATACGATATTCTCACCTTTTATGCAATTCAAATCCTTCAGATTCTTCTTTAATCGTGTACCATATATATTATGAATTTGATTGTGAAAAAGCATGTATGAAAATGTTGAAATGGTGTTTATTCACTTATTGTTATATATCTCCACAGTTGTCATttggataatataataaaaaaggaattttcaaaatcattattACAGTATATGTTCATATTTTTGTATTAGATAAAAACTCCTCACTacaatgtaaataattccgtgtaGAGATTTTTGTGTATATAAATTTGCTTGTTTGtgtaaatttatttattctctataattgcaaaagaaagaaaagaaaagaaaagggataCTGCCATATATACTCACATATACTTCACTCTACAGGAGAtccctccattttttattttttttattttctcacatACACGCACAAACGAAAGAGTCTATGCACAATACACAATCATCTGAAAAACGCATAAATGCTAACACAGTCACTGAAAAATCATCAAATCTGACCCCCTATGGTCGGTTCCGGCGA encodes the following:
- the LOC107863184 gene encoding uncharacterized protein LOC107863184 isoform X1; the protein is MEQKHVLLSALSVGVGVGLGLASGQAVNKWTSAAEGITPDQIEQELRRLVVDGKHTKITFEDFPYYLSERTRVLLTSAAYVHLNHLDVSKHTRNLSPASRAILLSGPAELYQQTLANALAHHFDAKLLLLDITDFSLKMQSKYGIFKKESGFKRSTSESTLGRLSSLLGSFSILPARENNGGSYSRQPAMFDTKSRNREGASNCIKHRRTASVSSDISSISSDSSSSSPVASLKRINSWSLDEKIFLQTLFKVLVSMSETSRVILYIRDVDRHLQSARAYKLFDRMLKKLSGSVLVLGSRMFEHEDDCEEVDEKLSLLFPYNIDIRPPEDETHLTDWKTQLEEDMKMIKFQDNKNHIAEVLAANDLECDDLGSICHADTMVLSNYIEEIVISAISYHLMHSKDPEYRNGKLLISSNSLSHGLSVFQDGKSGCRDSLKMEANAESKDTPVDDIGLKPETKSDNPTSESKGESGPTKKDGDISSASKAPEVIPDNEFEKRIRPEVIPSNEIGVTFADIGALDETKESLQELVMLPLRRPDLFNGGLLKPCRGILLFGPPGTGKTMLAKAIANEAGASFINVSMSTITSKWFGEDEKNVRALFTLAAKVSPTIIFVDEVDSMLGQRTRVGEHEAMRKIKNEFMTHWDGLLTKPGERILVLAATNRPFDLDEAIIRRFERRIMVSLPAVENREKILRTLLAKEKVEDLDYKELAAMTEGYSGSDLKNLCTTAAYRPVRELIQQEREKDLEKKRRAEEGKNAEGHSDKKDEAAEERVISLRPLNMEDMRQAKNQVAASFASEGSVMSELKQWNDLYGEGGSRKKEQLSYFL
- the LOC107863184 gene encoding uncharacterized protein LOC107863184 isoform X2, giving the protein MEQKHVLLSALSVGVGVGLGLASGQAVNKWTSAAEGITPDQIEQELRRLVVDGKHTKITFEDFPYYLSERTRVLLTSAAYVHLNHLDVSKHTRNLSPASRAILLSGPAELYQQTLANALAHHFDAKLLLLDITDFSLKMQSKYGIFKKESGFKRSTSESTLGRLSSLLGSFSILPARENNGGSYSRQPAMFDTKSRNREGASNCIKHRRTASVSSDISSISSDSSSSSPVASLKRINSWSLDEKIFLQTLFKVLVSMSETSRVILYIRDVDRHLQSARAYKLFDRMLKKLSGSVLVLGSRMFEHEDDCEEVDEKLSLLFPYNIDIRPPEDETHLTDWKTQLEEDMKMIKFQDNKNHIAEVLAANDLECDDLGSICHADTMVLSNYIEEIVISAISYHLMHSKDPEYRNGKLLISSNSLSHGLSVFQDGKSGCRDSLKMEDTPVDDIGLKPETKSDNPTSESKGESGPTKKDGDISSASKAPEVIPDNEFEKRIRPEVIPSNEIGVTFADIGALDETKESLQELVMLPLRRPDLFNGGLLKPCRGILLFGPPGTGKTMLAKAIANEAGASFINVSMSTITSKWFGEDEKNVRALFTLAAKVSPTIIFVDEVDSMLGQRTRVGEHEAMRKIKNEFMTHWDGLLTKPGERILVLAATNRPFDLDEAIIRRFERRIMVSLPAVENREKILRTLLAKEKVEDLDYKELAAMTEGYSGSDLKNLCTTAAYRPVRELIQQEREKDLEKKRRAEEGKNAEGHSDKKDEAAEERVISLRPLNMEDMRQAKNQVAASFASEGSVMSELKQWNDLYGEGGSRKKEQLSYFL